One genomic segment of Salinigranum rubrum includes these proteins:
- a CDS encoding protein sorting system archaetidylserine decarboxylase, whose product MNFAPGVHKWALPPLVGAVLFTFVFPPLAALLLAFGLFALWNFRDPERHPPTVGIVAPADGKVSVVREEGDQFRVGVYMNALDVHVIRAPKKGYVDGVSHSPGANKPAFSKESENNERVDVDFGLFEVSLIAGWFARRIVPYVHDGDSVAKGDRLGHIAFGSRADVLLPPSIDRDHLLVEEGDSVRAGETVIAEVPDDDDV is encoded by the coding sequence GTGAACTTCGCTCCGGGCGTCCACAAGTGGGCGCTCCCGCCGCTCGTCGGCGCAGTCCTCTTCACCTTCGTCTTCCCGCCGCTGGCCGCCCTTCTCCTCGCGTTCGGCCTGTTCGCCCTCTGGAACTTCCGCGACCCAGAGCGCCACCCGCCGACGGTGGGCATCGTCGCGCCCGCCGACGGGAAGGTCTCGGTCGTGAGAGAGGAGGGCGACCAGTTCCGCGTCGGCGTCTACATGAACGCCCTCGACGTCCACGTGATCCGCGCGCCGAAGAAGGGCTACGTCGACGGCGTCTCCCACTCGCCGGGCGCGAACAAACCGGCGTTCTCGAAGGAGTCGGAGAACAACGAGCGCGTCGACGTCGACTTCGGCCTCTTCGAGGTGTCGCTCATCGCCGGCTGGTTCGCCCGCCGCATCGTCCCGTACGTCCACGACGGGGACTCGGTCGCCAAGGGCGACCGACTCGGCCACATCGCGTTCGGCTCCCGTGCCGACGTTCTCCTCCCTCCCTCCATCGACCGCGACCACCTGCTCGTCGAGGAGGGTGACTCCGTGAGAGCCGGCGAGACGGTCATCGCAGAGGTGCCGGACGACGACGACGTCTGA
- a CDS encoding AAA family ATPase — MDAPLWTETHAPALADLPQPEVRDRLRRTVDEPMNLVVQGPPGVGKTAAVRALAGETHDDPDTDLVELNVADFFDRTKKQIREDPRFEHFLQGQTEFSKQYRRGSGTNKYKRDWSKRDMLRHVVGEYAGYSPASGEFKTILLDNAEAIREDFQHALRRVMERHHRTTQFVIATRQPSRLIPPIRSRCFVVPVRKPTTDELRDVLEAIVEAEGVDYDPAGLEFIAGYANGNVRRAVLSAQTTAIEAGEITMDTAHRAIKEAGRDDELKSVLTDARAGDYRDARKTIGTLLDDEGYEGGDLLQALLRVARRSDIGGDDLARLHRIAGEVDHDLVTGTDDRLHLTHLLTAWGEEAHA, encoded by the coding sequence ATGGACGCGCCGCTCTGGACGGAGACACACGCGCCGGCGCTCGCGGACCTCCCCCAGCCGGAGGTCCGCGACCGACTCCGGCGGACGGTCGACGAACCGATGAACCTCGTGGTGCAGGGTCCTCCCGGCGTCGGCAAGACCGCCGCGGTCCGCGCGCTCGCGGGGGAGACCCACGACGACCCCGACACGGACCTCGTCGAACTCAACGTCGCGGACTTCTTCGACCGGACGAAAAAACAGATCCGCGAGGACCCGCGGTTCGAACACTTCCTCCAGGGACAGACGGAGTTCTCGAAGCAGTACCGGCGGGGGAGCGGGACGAACAAGTACAAACGCGACTGGTCGAAGCGCGACATGCTCCGCCACGTCGTCGGGGAGTACGCGGGCTACTCGCCGGCCAGCGGGGAGTTCAAGACTATCCTGCTCGACAACGCGGAGGCCATCCGGGAGGACTTCCAGCACGCGCTCCGCCGGGTGATGGAACGGCACCACCGGACCACGCAGTTCGTCATCGCCACCCGCCAGCCCTCCCGGCTCATTCCCCCTATTCGGTCGCGGTGCTTCGTCGTCCCCGTCCGGAAGCCGACGACGGACGAACTCCGGGACGTGTTGGAGGCCATCGTCGAGGCCGAGGGCGTCGACTACGACCCCGCCGGCTTGGAGTTCATCGCCGGCTACGCCAACGGGAACGTTCGACGTGCCGTGTTGAGCGCGCAGACGACGGCCATCGAGGCGGGCGAAATCACGATGGACACCGCCCACCGCGCCATCAAGGAGGCCGGCCGCGACGACGAACTCAAGTCCGTGCTGACGGACGCCCGTGCCGGCGACTACCGCGACGCCCGCAAGACCATCGGTACCCTCCTCGACGACGAGGGGTACGAGGGCGGCGACCTCCTGCAGGCGCTCCTTCGAGTGGCGCGCCGCAGCGACATCGGTGGCGACGACCTCGCCCGCCTCCACCGCATCGCCGGCGAGGTCGACCACGACCTCGTCACGGGGACCGACGACCGCCTCCACCTGACGCATCTCCTCACCGCCTGGGGAGAGGAGGCCCACGCGTGA
- a CDS encoding SHOCT domain-containing protein has translation MRPFRPPHPRHGGRATGVASLLVLGVGLTALFLGYGWFWVVFVVGFAVVVPIVSILAGEGESETDESPVAPSESTGDDPLETLRERYARGDLTEEQFERKLEALLETETLEAAEDRARRRGRERVGADDRPSTAADTETEHDTA, from the coding sequence ATGCGCCCGTTTCGCCCTCCGCACCCTCGCCACGGCGGCCGTGCCACGGGCGTCGCCTCCCTGCTCGTCCTCGGCGTCGGCCTCACCGCGCTGTTCCTCGGGTACGGCTGGTTCTGGGTGGTGTTCGTCGTCGGCTTCGCGGTCGTCGTCCCCATCGTGAGCATCCTCGCGGGCGAGGGCGAGTCGGAGACGGACGAGTCCCCGGTGGCTCCGTCCGAGTCGACCGGCGACGACCCGCTCGAAACCCTCCGCGAGCGATACGCCCGCGGGGACCTCACCGAGGAGCAGTTCGAGCGGAAACTGGAGGCGCTGCTGGAGACCGAGACGCTCGAAGCCGCCGAGGACCGTGCCCGGCGTCGGGGTCGCGAGCGTGTGGGCGCGGACGACCGACCGTCGACCGCCGCCGACACCGAGACGGAACACGATACCGCCTGA
- a CDS encoding DUF6920 family protein, whose protein sequence is MKTADRVSARVSLVLVTLATALALVALGRRREARATEGLVDRLLAGSAEAAERGRDREDRTALPDPVRRYFDTALPEGSRTMDGVCVEQAGRLRVGGPDSSWKPFTATHRATVRRPGFVWDATVSVLPLTPVRVRDAFVGGEGSSRVTLFGALPLGGATGSRELDEAALQRYLAEAVWYPAALLPEHGVSWEGVDDRTARATLVYEETTASLTFHFSEEADPAQGEEGGETVVERVHADRRYRAVEGGFEPTPWTGLWRDYENRDGVLVPTTGEVVWHLPEGDLHAWRGRVTSVDFER, encoded by the coding sequence ATGAAGACAGCCGACCGCGTGTCCGCTCGCGTCTCGCTGGTGCTCGTGACGCTCGCCACGGCGCTGGCGCTCGTCGCACTGGGAAGGCGGCGGGAGGCGCGAGCGACGGAAGGGCTCGTCGACCGACTGCTCGCGGGGAGTGCGGAGGCGGCAGAGCGAGGCCGGGACAGGGAGGACCGTACCGCCCTCCCCGACCCGGTTCGTCGGTACTTCGACACGGCGCTGCCCGAGGGGTCCCGAACGATGGACGGTGTGTGCGTCGAACAGGCGGGACGGCTCCGTGTCGGCGGCCCCGACAGTTCGTGGAAGCCGTTCACCGCGACCCACCGGGCGACCGTCCGCCGACCGGGGTTCGTCTGGGACGCGACGGTCTCGGTCCTCCCGCTGACCCCGGTCCGGGTCCGCGACGCGTTCGTCGGCGGCGAGGGGTCCTCGCGCGTCACGCTGTTCGGCGCACTCCCCCTCGGCGGTGCGACGGGGAGCCGCGAACTCGACGAGGCCGCGCTCCAGCGATACCTCGCGGAGGCCGTCTGGTATCCGGCGGCGCTCCTCCCGGAGCACGGCGTGTCGTGGGAGGGAGTCGACGACCGGACCGCCCGGGCGACGCTCGTGTACGAGGAGACGACGGCGTCGTTGACGTTTCACTTCTCCGAAGAGGCGGACCCGGCGCAAGGGGAAGAGGGAGGGGAGACGGTGGTCGAACGCGTCCACGCGGACCGGCGGTACCGGGCCGTCGAAGGCGGGTTCGAGCCGACGCCGTGGACGGGGCTGTGGCGCGACTACGAGAACCGAGACGGCGTTCTGGTTCCCACGACCGGCGAGGTGGTGTGGCACCTCCCCGAGGGCGACCTCCACGCGTGGCGCGGGCGGGTGACGAGCGTCGACTTCGAGCGGTAG
- a CDS encoding winged helix-turn-helix transcriptional regulator, which yields MDVLSSRYTMQLVCVVDAHGTVRFSELESHLPDASTSTLSTRLSDLVEVGVLSREKYDEVPPRVEYELTRDGRSLARRTRSLLSWVDRNS from the coding sequence ATGGACGTCCTCTCGAGCCGGTACACGATGCAACTGGTCTGTGTCGTCGACGCCCACGGCACCGTCCGCTTCTCGGAACTCGAATCGCACTTGCCCGACGCGAGCACCTCGACGCTGTCGACCCGCCTGAGCGACCTCGTCGAGGTCGGCGTCCTCTCCCGCGAGAAGTACGACGAGGTGCCGCCGCGCGTCGAGTACGAACTCACTCGCGACGGCCGCAGTCTCGCGCGGCGGACCCGCTCGCTGCTCTCGTGGGTCGACCGCAACAGCTGA
- a CDS encoding DUF460 domain-containing protein, protein MNDRTSALDSLVFGVDVQSGDVRGDSPSYAVVAFDGERVDRDVVSHRKLRRLIERETPSLVATDNMYELAADKDDLVRFLRALPAETKLVQVTGAERPEPLSRVASRHGVPYGKKPMKEAEAAARLAAANVGYEVSAFENTTTVKVSRGRSTGKGGWSADRYTRRIHGSVRRTARQVESKLKEAGLTYERDITEKYGGYSRAVFTVEAPPADIPVSSRRSGDTRVEVERQRRDGIEFEPLVKRRDHVIVGIDPGTTTAAAVVGLDGSVLDVFSTRTEDTAGVIEWLIERGRPLLVAADVTPMPETVEKFRRSFDAAGWTPPKDLPVDEKLHRTRDVEYDNDHERDAMAAALFAFDDHTDQFERISRKVPPDVERGVVISRVLGNEESVESVLRDLTEEESEDEETHEHEERELTEEEKELRRLRDRAARLESQVDDLEATVEEKEETIEEYREELSEARREERRKARERQEVSRLEREKGRLERELSTERERSEELDRKLERLKALWKLDHSNFADVNTEKNLVPVKVVEQFTRDAIDRTVEAYGIAAGDVVYLRDASGAGRSTAEQLADLEPRVVIRRGGLSEIADQVLFDHEVPVAPADDVTVQEVDELAVARESEVEAAIGAWEERAEERRKERKESMVDQIISEHRAESRAESRE, encoded by the coding sequence GTGAACGACCGGACGAGCGCGCTCGACTCGCTCGTGTTCGGCGTCGACGTCCAGAGCGGCGACGTGCGCGGCGACTCGCCGTCGTACGCCGTCGTCGCCTTCGACGGCGAGCGAGTCGACCGCGATGTCGTGTCGCACCGCAAGCTCCGGCGGCTCATCGAGCGCGAAACCCCCTCGCTCGTCGCCACCGACAACATGTACGAGCTCGCGGCCGACAAGGACGACCTGGTGCGGTTCCTGCGAGCGCTCCCCGCCGAGACGAAGCTCGTGCAGGTGACCGGCGCGGAGCGGCCCGAACCCCTCTCGCGGGTGGCGTCGAGACACGGCGTCCCCTACGGGAAGAAGCCGATGAAGGAGGCCGAGGCCGCCGCCAGACTCGCGGCCGCGAACGTCGGCTACGAGGTGTCGGCATTCGAGAACACCACGACAGTAAAAGTCTCGCGGGGGCGCTCCACCGGAAAGGGCGGGTGGAGCGCCGACCGCTACACGCGGCGCATCCACGGGTCGGTCAGGCGGACGGCGCGACAGGTCGAGTCGAAGCTGAAGGAGGCCGGGCTGACCTACGAGCGCGACATCACCGAGAAGTACGGCGGCTACTCCCGCGCCGTCTTCACCGTGGAGGCCCCGCCGGCGGACATCCCCGTCTCCTCTAGACGGTCGGGCGACACCCGGGTCGAAGTCGAACGACAGCGGCGCGACGGCATCGAGTTCGAGCCGCTCGTGAAGCGACGCGACCACGTCATCGTCGGCATCGACCCGGGGACGACGACGGCCGCCGCCGTCGTGGGGCTGGATGGAAGCGTCCTCGACGTCTTTTCGACTCGAACCGAAGACACCGCGGGCGTCATCGAGTGGCTCATCGAGCGCGGACGACCGCTACTGGTGGCGGCGGACGTGACGCCGATGCCCGAGACGGTCGAGAAGTTCCGCCGGAGCTTCGACGCCGCCGGGTGGACGCCCCCGAAGGACCTCCCGGTCGACGAGAAGCTCCACCGAACCCGGGACGTCGAGTACGACAACGACCACGAGCGGGACGCGATGGCGGCGGCGCTGTTCGCGTTCGACGACCACACCGACCAGTTCGAGCGCATCTCGCGGAAGGTCCCGCCCGACGTCGAGCGCGGCGTCGTCATCTCGCGGGTGCTCGGCAACGAGGAGAGCGTCGAGAGCGTCCTCCGGGACCTCACGGAGGAGGAGTCCGAGGACGAAGAGACCCACGAGCACGAGGAGCGCGAACTCACCGAGGAGGAGAAGGAACTGCGGCGGCTTCGCGACCGGGCCGCGAGGCTGGAGTCGCAGGTCGACGACCTGGAGGCGACGGTCGAGGAGAAAGAGGAGACCATCGAGGAGTACCGCGAGGAGCTGTCGGAGGCGAGACGGGAAGAGAGACGGAAGGCGCGCGAACGCCAGGAGGTCTCCCGACTCGAACGCGAGAAGGGCCGGCTCGAACGCGAACTCTCCACGGAGCGCGAACGATCGGAGGAACTCGACCGGAAGCTCGAACGGCTGAAGGCGCTGTGGAAGCTCGACCACTCGAACTTCGCGGACGTCAACACCGAGAAGAACCTGGTCCCCGTGAAGGTCGTCGAGCAGTTCACCCGCGACGCCATCGACCGGACGGTCGAGGCGTACGGCATCGCTGCGGGCGACGTGGTCTACCTCCGGGACGCCTCCGGCGCGGGGCGGTCGACCGCGGAGCAACTCGCCGACCTCGAACCGAGGGTCGTCATCCGCCGCGGCGGGCTCTCGGAGATCGCCGATCAGGTGCTGTTCGACCACGAGGTTCCGGTCGCGCCCGCCGATGACGTGACCGTTCAGGAGGTCGACGAACTCGCCGTCGCCCGCGAGTCGGAGGTCGAAGCGGCCATCGGAGCGTGGGAGGAGCGCGCCGAAGAACGACGCAAGGAGCGGAAGGAGAGCATGGTCGACCAGATCATCTCCGAGCACAGAGCCGAGTCGCGCGCGGAGAGCCGGGAGTAG
- a CDS encoding PLDc N-terminal domain-containing protein yields the protein MASLRSPLALFVGFFVFVSVPLVAMWVSVGDVSLLAPLLGFMLYFLVAHVALPGWVYLDARSAGNGNAVAWTAVTFLVPVVGALVYVLLVRARRESASEG from the coding sequence ATGGCTTCGCTCCGCTCCCCCCTCGCCCTGTTCGTCGGCTTCTTCGTCTTCGTCAGCGTCCCGCTCGTCGCGATGTGGGTTTCCGTCGGCGACGTGTCGCTCCTCGCACCCCTCCTCGGCTTCATGCTCTACTTCCTCGTCGCTCACGTCGCGCTCCCGGGATGGGTGTACCTCGACGCGCGAAGCGCCGGGAACGGGAACGCGGTGGCGTGGACCGCCGTCACCTTCCTCGTCCCGGTCGTCGGCGCACTGGTGTACGTGCTCCTCGTCCGTGCCCGCCGCGAATCGGCGTCGGAAGGGTAG
- a CDS encoding DUF1328 family protein, whose protein sequence is MQYAILFFVLAVVAALVGLRGVAGISIEIARILVLVFLVLAVISLVL, encoded by the coding sequence TTGCAGTACGCGATACTCTTCTTCGTCCTGGCGGTCGTGGCCGCGCTCGTCGGCCTCCGTGGCGTCGCCGGGATATCGATAGAGATCGCGCGCATCCTGGTGCTCGTCTTCCTCGTCCTGGCCGTCATCTCGCTGGTGCTGTGA
- a CDS encoding tyrosine--tRNA ligase, whose amino-acid sequence MDAYERITRNTSEVVTAEEVRALSESPEGKRAYVGYEPSGVLHIGHMLTANKLIDLQETGFEVVILLADVHAYLNDKGTFEEIRATAEKMKQQFIAYGLDDSKTQFVLGSEYQLDEEYVLDLHALELETTVARAQRAMAEIQRGEHAKVSQMVYPLMQALDIEYLDLDLAVGGLDQRKVHMLAREELPSVGYGSRPALHTPILADLTTGVGKMSSSEGVTISMEDSTEDLEEKVNSAYCPPTADPEPDDAGNERENPVLQIFQYHVFPRFEEVRVERPEKYGGDLEYAGYAALEADLESGELHPADAKGALATYLDELVAPGRELL is encoded by the coding sequence ATGGACGCCTACGAACGGATCACCCGGAACACGTCCGAGGTGGTCACCGCCGAGGAGGTACGTGCGCTGAGCGAGTCACCCGAGGGAAAGCGGGCGTACGTCGGCTACGAGCCCTCCGGCGTCCTCCACATCGGCCACATGCTGACGGCGAACAAGCTCATCGACCTCCAGGAGACGGGCTTCGAGGTCGTCATCCTCCTGGCCGACGTCCACGCGTACCTCAACGACAAGGGGACGTTCGAGGAGATTCGCGCCACGGCGGAGAAGATGAAACAGCAGTTCATCGCGTACGGGCTCGACGACTCGAAGACCCAGTTCGTCCTCGGCTCCGAGTACCAACTCGACGAGGAGTACGTCCTCGACCTCCACGCGCTGGAACTGGAGACGACGGTCGCGCGGGCCCAGCGGGCGATGGCCGAGATTCAGCGGGGCGAGCACGCGAAGGTGTCGCAGATGGTCTACCCGCTGATGCAGGCGCTCGACATCGAGTACCTCGACCTCGACCTCGCGGTCGGGGGACTGGACCAGCGGAAGGTCCACATGCTCGCCCGCGAGGAACTCCCCTCGGTGGGGTACGGGTCGCGGCCGGCGCTGCACACGCCCATCCTCGCGGACCTCACGACCGGGGTCGGCAAGATGTCCTCCTCGGAGGGCGTGACCATCTCGATGGAGGACTCCACCGAGGACCTCGAAGAGAAGGTCAACAGCGCGTACTGCCCGCCGACGGCCGACCCAGAACCGGACGACGCCGGCAACGAGCGGGAGAACCCCGTCCTGCAGATTTTCCAGTACCACGTCTTCCCGCGGTTCGAGGAGGTACGGGTCGAACGCCCCGAGAAGTACGGCGGCGACCTCGAGTACGCGGGCTACGCGGCGCTGGAGGCGGACCTCGAATCGGGCGAACTCCACCCCGCGGACGCGAAGGGGGCGCTGGCGACGTATCTCGACGAACTCGTCGCGCCCGGCCGCGAGTTGCTCTGA
- the eif1A gene encoding translation initiation factor eIF-1A, producing MAKDGDETRRDLRMPDDDEVFAVVTEMLGANRVKVRCADGVERTARIPGRMQKRIWIREDDVVLVEPWDWQDEKADISWRYEKSEADQLREEGHIQ from the coding sequence ATGGCGAAAGACGGAGACGAGACGCGACGCGACCTCCGGATGCCCGACGACGACGAGGTGTTCGCCGTCGTGACGGAGATGCTCGGGGCCAACCGCGTGAAGGTCCGTTGCGCCGACGGCGTCGAGCGCACCGCTCGCATCCCGGGCCGGATGCAGAAGCGTATCTGGATCCGCGAGGACGACGTCGTGCTCGTCGAGCCGTGGGACTGGCAGGACGAGAAGGCCGACATCTCCTGGCGCTACGAGAAGTCGGAAGCCGACCAGTTGCGCGAAGAAGGCCACATCCAGTAA
- the rio1 gene encoding serine/threonine-protein kinase Rio1 codes for MTEEFGLIEPEEGEGEGFGDEWEEIDVSDTEADRIARKRDREFNEFRKRLKDADQFKVEQSVFDDATFAAIYKLVQDGHVEAFGGPISTGKEANVYEALGEDGDIAVKIYRINASDFQHMRDYLDGDPRFEGIGNDKSKIVLAWTRKEFANLERARSAGVRVPKPIAVERNVLVMELVGLVEERARRLAEVNVENPQTAYEVVREYMRRLYNAGLVHGDLSEYNLIIHDGELVVIDLGQAVTVHHRNADEFLRRDCRNVANFFTRQGLETSPDDLYEYVTGGESA; via the coding sequence ATGACAGAGGAGTTCGGCCTGATCGAACCCGAGGAGGGCGAGGGGGAGGGTTTCGGCGACGAGTGGGAGGAGATCGACGTCTCCGACACCGAGGCCGACCGTATCGCCCGCAAACGGGATCGCGAGTTCAACGAGTTTCGAAAACGGTTGAAGGACGCCGACCAGTTCAAGGTCGAGCAGTCGGTGTTCGACGACGCCACCTTCGCCGCCATCTACAAACTCGTCCAGGACGGCCACGTCGAGGCGTTCGGCGGGCCGATCTCCACCGGCAAGGAGGCGAACGTCTACGAGGCGCTCGGGGAAGACGGCGACATCGCGGTGAAGATCTACCGCATCAACGCCTCCGACTTCCAGCACATGCGCGACTACCTCGACGGCGACCCGCGCTTCGAGGGCATCGGGAACGACAAGTCGAAGATCGTCCTCGCGTGGACGCGCAAGGAGTTCGCCAACCTCGAACGCGCCCGAAGCGCGGGCGTACGGGTCCCGAAGCCCATCGCCGTCGAGCGGAACGTCCTCGTGATGGAACTCGTCGGACTCGTCGAAGAGCGCGCGCGCCGCCTCGCGGAGGTGAACGTGGAGAACCCCCAGACCGCGTACGAAGTGGTGAGAGAGTACATGCGACGACTCTACAACGCGGGGCTGGTCCACGGCGACCTCTCGGAGTACAACCTCATCATCCACGACGGAGAGCTAGTGGTCATCGACCTCGGCCAGGCCGTGACGGTCCACCACCGCAACGCCGACGAGTTCCTCAGACGCGACTGTCGAAACGTGGCGAACTTCTTCACCCGACAGGGGCTGGAGACGAGCCCCGACGACCTCTACGAGTACGTGACAGGCGGAGAGTCCGCGTAA
- a CDS encoding ester cyclase: MSEERRRRVAVACQGGGGHTAFTAGVLDRLLAEPNPAYEIVALTGTSGGGICAFLAWYGLVSEPDEAAGRERARTLLAQVWDDIAATNPVVAATNRLGVWWTHARDSGVALPTAGPYDSGVSTWTEWYLRRALERAVPPEELARVVATLPEGAPTLHLGAVDVRRGTFRTFTERDVTVDAVLASTAIPTLFRAVTVADDGRERQYWDGLFSQNPPVRDLLAGVPTDRKPEEIWLVRINPQRREDVPTTLDAISDRRNELGGNLSVNQELAFIRRVNEWVASGALSEPYRQVAVRCVGLDEDRLDTTLTPASKLDCRPSFIDDLQREGRRAATDFLDAERNRRLVRGTVDALWNTESPAASVYLADDFELHAPDSGEGTGPAAYEAYVGRIRDAFEGFELHVEADVAEGDRVALMWVARGRHVGRLFGVDPSNEVVSLRGVETARVVESEGGPVVAEAWLSVDDTGLVSVRDVTDDPPVPETMATPVVADMGGTAEARELAVAHAERLWGDHRRPSEVARELVDRSHVFRRALDDVEGRDAYAAFVQSYRDAFPDLRVSVRDVVAEGDRVVVRAAMTGTHRNPFAGVEPSGRRVEARWTFVHEVAEGRITATGMVDDHRWLRDQLSVRPLSVWERDGTEAVERSDG, encoded by the coding sequence ATGAGTGAAGAGCGTCGGAGGCGGGTCGCCGTCGCCTGCCAGGGGGGAGGGGGCCACACCGCGTTCACCGCAGGTGTGCTCGACCGGCTACTGGCCGAACCGAACCCGGCGTACGAGATTGTCGCGCTGACGGGGACGTCCGGTGGGGGGATCTGTGCGTTTCTCGCGTGGTACGGCCTGGTGAGCGAACCGGACGAGGCGGCGGGTCGGGAGCGGGCGCGGACCCTGCTCGCGCAGGTGTGGGACGACATCGCGGCGACGAACCCGGTGGTCGCCGCGACCAACCGACTGGGGGTGTGGTGGACGCACGCACGCGACAGCGGCGTCGCGCTGCCGACCGCGGGACCCTACGACTCGGGGGTGTCGACGTGGACCGAGTGGTACCTCCGACGGGCGCTCGAACGGGCGGTCCCGCCCGAGGAGTTGGCGCGCGTCGTCGCGACGCTGCCCGAGGGGGCGCCGACGCTCCACCTCGGTGCGGTCGACGTCAGGCGGGGAACGTTCCGGACGTTCACCGAGCGGGACGTGACGGTCGACGCGGTGCTGGCGTCGACGGCGATTCCGACGCTGTTCAGGGCGGTGACCGTCGCGGACGACGGACGGGAGCGACAGTACTGGGACGGGCTGTTCTCGCAGAACCCGCCCGTCCGGGACCTCCTGGCCGGCGTCCCGACGGACCGAAAGCCCGAGGAGATCTGGCTGGTCCGCATCAACCCCCAGCGCCGCGAGGACGTCCCGACCACGCTCGACGCCATCAGCGACCGTCGGAACGAACTCGGCGGGAACCTCTCGGTCAACCAGGAGTTGGCGTTCATCAGACGGGTCAACGAGTGGGTCGCGTCGGGCGCGCTCTCGGAGCCCTACCGGCAGGTCGCCGTCCGGTGCGTCGGACTCGACGAGGACCGTCTCGACACCACGCTGACGCCGGCCTCGAAGCTCGACTGCCGGCCGTCGTTCATCGACGACCTGCAACGCGAGGGGCGGCGGGCGGCGACCGACTTCCTCGACGCGGAGCGGAACCGACGGCTCGTTCGTGGCACCGTCGACGCGCTGTGGAACACCGAGAGTCCCGCCGCGAGCGTCTATCTCGCCGACGACTTCGAACTCCACGCGCCCGACTCCGGGGAAGGGACGGGGCCGGCAGCCTACGAGGCGTACGTCGGGCGAATCAGGGACGCCTTCGAGGGGTTCGAACTCCACGTCGAGGCCGACGTGGCCGAGGGCGACCGGGTGGCGCTGATGTGGGTCGCACGCGGCCGGCACGTCGGCCGGCTCTTCGGCGTCGACCCTTCGAACGAGGTCGTCTCGCTCCGTGGCGTCGAGACCGCCCGGGTCGTCGAGAGCGAGGGAGGACCGGTCGTCGCCGAGGCGTGGCTCTCCGTCGACGACACCGGGCTGGTGTCGGTGCGCGATGTGACCGACGACCCCCCGGTGCCGGAGACGATGGCGACGCCGGTCGTCGCGGACATGGGAGGAACGGCGGAGGCGCGGGAACTCGCCGTCGCCCACGCGGAGCGGCTCTGGGGCGACCACCGTCGCCCGTCCGAGGTCGCACGGGAACTCGTCGACCGCTCGCACGTCTTCCGCAGGGCGCTCGACGACGTCGAGGGGCGTGACGCGTACGCCGCGTTCGTCCAGTCCTATCGGGACGCCTTCCCCGACCTCCGGGTGAGCGTCCGGGACGTGGTCGCGGAGGGGGACCGCGTCGTCGTCCGCGCGGCGATGACGGGGACGCACCGGAACCCGTTCGCGGGCGTCGAACCGAGCGGCCGACGGGTCGAGGCCCGCTGGACGTTCGTCCACGAGGTTGCCGAGGGACGCATCACGGCGACGGGGATGGTAGACGACCACCGGTGGCTCCGCGACCAGTTGTCGGTCCGGCCGCTCTCCGTGTGGGAGCGAGACGGGACGGAAGCGGTCGAGCGCTCCGACGGGTGA
- a CDS encoding KH domain-containing protein produces the protein MQHVKVPQDRIGVLIGEGGETMREIERRAEVRLDIDSESGSVAVDSVGDPVSGMVAPDIVRAVGRGFKPDAALSLLDDDLRMFELIDLAEYTRNKNDLQRQKGRLIGENGRTRELMEELTGAEVVIYGSTLGVIGQPEEVEAVRRATKMILDGAPHGAVYSFLERKHNELTRGFDVKS, from the coding sequence ATGCAGCACGTGAAGGTGCCGCAGGACCGCATCGGAGTTCTCATCGGTGAGGGAGGCGAGACAATGCGCGAGATCGAGCGTCGCGCGGAGGTCCGCCTCGACATCGACTCCGAGAGCGGCAGCGTCGCCGTCGACTCCGTCGGCGACCCCGTCTCGGGGATGGTGGCACCCGACATCGTCCGCGCCGTCGGCAGAGGGTTCAAGCCCGACGCGGCGCTGTCGCTCCTCGACGACGACCTGCGGATGTTCGAACTCATCGACCTCGCGGAGTACACCAGGAACAAGAACGACCTCCAACGCCAGAAGGGCCGGCTCATCGGCGAGAACGGGCGGACGAGAGAGCTGATGGAGGAACTCACCGGCGCCGAGGTGGTCATCTACGGCTCCACCCTCGGCGTCATCGGTCAGCCCGAGGAGGTCGAGGCCGTCCGCCGGGCGACGAAGATGATCCTCGACGGCGCGCCCCACGGCGCCGTCTACTCGTTCCTCGAACGGAAACACAACGAACTCACGCGCGGGTTCGACGTCAAGTCCTGA